One segment of Manihot esculenta cultivar AM560-2 chromosome 4, M.esculenta_v8, whole genome shotgun sequence DNA contains the following:
- the LOC110612667 gene encoding F-box/kelch-repeat protein At3g06240, with amino-acid sequence MKFDYDLFMEILSFLPVQTLLRFRCLSKACCSCIDNPEFINLHLKHTIKTDLNRSLVIHGLESKGSFYAIDLDSSRHIPLKLYISESNQRHRSDLQFHGNVFGSCNGLLAMYNGESILLWNPATRKHKTLPKFWGHCYGDYEMLHGFGYDALNDDYKLIVMIEHYMENNVRVMVYSLKGKLLTSVKDLLGYTIFGSYHDTEPLGVFVGGSLHWVVQRKGNIRDGVILAFDLGDEKFFELPRPACMEDEYFFFHVQEIGGSLALYKSWAVWVDEVWIMKEYGVMESWSFIKKFEYLASKYHWFEYSEYHRPTPHDVRALCCLRKNTGDEVLLLLNRTGKYICFYDFERGAIRKVVIFGSSHGYYCTISANICVRSLVPVEFISGIA; translated from the coding sequence ATGAAGTTCGATTATGATCTTTTCATGGAAATTCTAAGCTTTTTGCCCGTTCAGACTCTCCTACGGTTCAGATGTTTGTCAAAAGCATGTTGTTCATGTATTGACAACCCAGAATTCATCAATCTCCATCTAAAGCACACTATCAAAACCGACCTCAATCGTAGCCTTGTTATTCATGGACTTGAGTCAAAGGGTTCCTTCTACGCTATCGACTTAGACTCATCAAGACATATACCTTTGAAGCTTTATATCAGTGAATCTAACCAACGGCATAGAAGTGATCTCCAGTTTCACGGAAACGTTTTTGGTTCTTGCAATGGGTTGCTTGCTATGTATAATGGTGAGAGCATACTCTTGTGGAATCCAGCAACAAGGAAGCACAAAACTTTACCTAAATTTTGGGGTCACTGCTATGGTGATTATGAAATGCTGCATGGATTTGGCTACGATGCTCTTAACGATGATTACAAGTTGATCGTTATGATTGAACACTACATGGAAAACAATGTGCGAGTTATGGTTTACAGTTTGAAAGGTAAGTTATTGACGAGTGTCAAAGATCTCCTTGGTTATACTATTTTTGGCTCATACCATGATACTGAACCCCTTGGTGTTTTTGTTGGTGGATCACTGCATTGGGTGGTTCAGCGCAAAGGAAATATTAGAGATGGAGTGATTCTTGCATTTGATCTTGGGGATGAGAAGTTCTTTGAGCTGCCAAGACCAGCTTGTATGGAAGAtgaatattttttctttcatgtgCAGGAAATTGGAGGAAGCCTCGCCTTATATAAATCGTGGGCAGTCTGGGTGGATGAGGTATGGATTATGAAAGAATATGGAGTAATGGAGTCTTGGAGTTTTATCAAAAAGTTTGAGTATTTGGCTAGTAAATATCATTGGTTCGAATATTCAGAATATCATCGTCCTACTCCACATGATGTTAGAGCTTTATGTTGTTTAAGAAAAAACACTGGAGATGAAGTCTTATTATTGCTTAATCGGACTGGTAAATATATTTGCTTTTATGATTTCGAGAGGGGAGCTATTCGCAAAGTCGTAATTTTTGGATCTTCACATGGTTATTATTGTACAATCTCAGCAAATATCTGCGTGAGAAGCCTTGTTCCAGTAGAATTTATTTCTGGGATTGCATAG
- the LOC110612668 gene encoding F-box protein CPR1 has product MKFDYDLLVEILCRLPVESLLRFRCLSKTCCSCIDSPDFIKLHLNRSIKTRTNRSLVIHEILPKGSTYAIDLDSSESNRHPMKLHHKFHGDVFGSCNGLLAIYNGEDLTLWNPATKKHRNLPRFWDHCQSDDKMLRGFGYNAENDDYKVIVITQLFFMYHPTFWVYSLKANSLTRTDVLIDCSIINDNRHDSVGVFAGGSVHWVVNRRGYFDNKVILAFNLNNESFCELPKPRTRSTDLVMYLGELGGSLAISYPWDCEIWVMKEYGVEESWTKLFYVSHFRNGMYYKICDPYLKPLCYSKTETGHEALLVVQDSEYFLLCDLEKEGTKKLAIFGSLQHKRCNRISANICVRSLVPINFDF; this is encoded by the coding sequence ATGAAGTTCGATTATGATCTTCTGGTTGAAATTCTATGTCGTCTACCTGTTGAAAGTCTATTACGCTTCAGATGTTTGTCAAAAACATGTTGTTCCTGTATTGACAGTCCAGATTTCATCAAACTCCATCTTAATCGATCCATAAAAACTCGCACAAATCGTAGCCTCGTTATTCATGAAATTTTGCCCAAGGGTTCTACTTATGCGATTGATTTAGACTCATCAGAATCAAATAGACATCCGATGAAGCTTCATCATAAGTTCCACGGAGATGTTTTTGGTTCTTGCAATGGCTTGCTCGCTATATATAATGGTGAAGATCTGACCTTGTGGAATCCAGCAACGAAGAAGCACCGAAATTTACCAAGATTTTGGGATCACTGCCAAAGCGATGATAAAATGCTGCGTGGATTTGGCTACAATGCTGAGAACGATGACTACAAGGTGATCGTAATAACTCAACTCTTTTTCATGTACCATCCGACATTTTGGGTTTATAGTTTGAAAGCAAATTCTTTAACAAGGACTGATGTCCTCATTGATTGTTCtattattaatgataatagACATGATTCCGTTGGCGTTTTTGCTGGAGGATCAGTGCATTGGGTGGTTAATCGCAGAGGTTACTTTGATAATAAAGTGATACTTGCATTCAATTTGAATAACGAGAGTTTCTGCGAGCTGCCGAAACCTCGTACAAGGAGTACAGATTTAGTCATGTACTTGGGGGAGCTTGGAGGAAGCCTCGCCATAAGTTATCCATGGGATTGTGAGATATGGGTTATGAAAGAATATGGAGTAGAGGAATCTTggactaaattattttatgtctCCCATTTTCGTAATGGAatgtattataaaatttgtgACCCATATCTGAAACCTTTGTGTTATTCGAAAACTGAAACTGGCCATGAAGCCTTGTTGGTTGTTCAAGATAGTGAATATTTTCTCTTGTGTGATTTAGAGAAGGAAGGTACTAAGAAACTTGCAATTTTTGGATCTTTACAGCATAAGAGGTGTAATAGAATCTCAGCTAATATTTGTGTGAGAAGCCTTGTTCCaatcaattttgatttttga